The DNA window TAATACAACTGCAGTGGTGACTTTGAGTTTTGCCAGTGAGGCAACTTGAATTTCATCCATATTTTGATAACTGTTTGACCCCCTATATTACTCAGGGTTGAGTGCAGTGCATTATTGACTCAGGAGAGTTTGCCAAATGCTCCTTGAGATTCTTGCCAcgctgcagtaaaaaaaaagtataatgaATCATAATGAGgcattttattattgtcatCAAATATCCACTCTAATATCCATATAAATGTCagatatttatatacatatggAGCACTGATACTATTAGCACAGTTAGTAATTATGGTACAGACAAAAGATAATCTACCTCTTATTTAATCTAGTCAGCCAAAGTCCCTCAAATGTATCTGTGGCTCAACTGAGTTGCCTAACCACAGTGAATTGTGTGGTTTCATCACCGAGTTGAACAGAGCAATTTGTCTAAATAAGCACTGAGATCTTTGCCACAAATTAAGGCAGACTGTTTGCTCATTTTCTCTTCCCCAACTTATCCACTgtggttttattgatttgaggGCACTCATTATAGGCCAGACAGGTTGTCTATAATGATAATGAATGCTTTGGTGGAATGGACGAATAATGAATGTGTCTGAGATCATCTCATCAGCTCTAATGCAGATTTAGAACTTGGGATGCTGTACCCGCTGGAAGACGATTTATGCACGTTCAGCTTCATCTTCTCTTGTCCTGTCGTGTTACTTTTAAGGCTACTCATCTCGAAGTGCCCCCCGTATGGACGATGAGGAGGACGATGTGTTTAAGCCAAAAGCCCGCTGCTGGCACACCACATTCAGGCAGATAAAGTGTGAACACCGAGGCACACAGACACCCGGTCCTGCCCTGGTACCAAACAACGGCATGCTGCCCTGTGGAGTCGCAGAGGAGCCCAGACCACTCTTCTACGGTGAGGCTGACAACATACTATAtttcaaaagaggaaaaaaaaaaggaacattgCCTTGTGCGTGATAACCGGTGTTATAAAACTGAAGCACGAAAGCATAATGTGAGACTTACTGTGAGGAATGGTTAACAGTGTTGCTGCGCTGATCTCACCCTTGGCGCCTGATAGTCGTCATCACATTCACTTTTATGGTCTGCGTGCAGTGTACCCAGCTGCTTTGCTATTCAAAAGGCGCCAGACTGGCATTGTGACCGAAACGATGTGACAGAAGTGCTCACCTGTGCAGCAGCTCTTCAGAGAACTGATTATCAGTGACAGCAGTTACACTGGCGCCATACACGAGTAATCATTCCAAAGGAGCCCCATAGCTACTAACTGACCTTAACATCTAGGTCATGCGAGTTTATTGTGTGAAACTATTAATGatcataaaaaagaaacaccatAAGCTAGGCAAATTGTGGTTATAAAGCCGAGAAACCCGTTTGCTCAAAGGCACGTTCAGCAGTACTTTAGCAGGCTGATCTCTGTACCTGTTGTAAAGAAAGGCATGCCCGGTGTCTTTGCTGTATTCAGGTATATTTTACTGAACACGTGttgtttacaaaataataaGTATGAGCCCTGACACTCAACAGGTAACGCAGGTTTTCGATTGCACTTCCCAGCACGCTTTGAGCTTGTTGGGGATCACGAAGCGCGGCAACAAGAAAGCGAAGAGCAGCCAAACAGGATGGAGCGTCTGCCCTGGCAGCGACCCGTGGCACGCGGCGTGGAGGCTTGCATTGGACAGAAGCTCCAGCTCATAGGAGACCAGTTTCACCGGGAACGCCTACAACTGGTGAGGAGGATGGTTGCATTCTGCTAACTGTACATACATCAGCTTTAACTGAGTGCTATGTTACTACTCAGGTAGTAGGAGCAGAATATGCATTTAGTGCCACACATTAAGTGTGTAGGGCAACCTGATTCCTTTGACAGTTTTCAAATTTGACTAAACTGCAGATTGCTCTCTGTGACTGATAACAGGCAAATATACctctattgtgtttttttttttttggataagcTGTCTGAGCCGGTAAAGCAAATGCAGAAAACCAGGAAGATGCACTGACATGCAGGCAACAATATgaggaaaaagatgccataaaCCCTCAGCTTCTCAGCTGAGAGGTTACAATAGCATTGGTTCATTACAGATACACATACAGCACAAGTTTGCTGGCATCAAACTAGAGGGGAACTCTTTTGTGTCCCCCTGTAAGTGCCTCAGGTTAAGTGGGTGTTTATAAAGTCGGAGCAGTGAAAAGTTAAATCCACACATTAGCCACATCATCTGcacacttctttaaaaaaaatcaatatttggatcTCATTTTGATCTGACAGAGATTAATTGTGGGTCAAAAGTTTCCTCTCTATTATGGTGCTTGGGTTATATTTGTTTTGGAGAGGCTGTACACATGCAGAACTTTACCCCCCCAACCCATCCCCCTTTCCCCTCAAGCCAAAGATATTTCAGAACCAGGACAGCCCTTCCCCCACTTCACCAACCCCGGGCCCCCCTTCCCCtgcctcctcttcctgtttatttctgtctctctttctctctctctctcttttccccaGTTTCCTTAGTGTGCTGGCTATTGGTGTGGAGGATGACTGTACTCAAACAACACACTGTGGTCAGGGTGACAGTGTCCACTGAATTAGTGTAGTGctgctgtgtgggtgtgttgtaAAACATACTGTTATTTCTTAAGCTTTAAATATGCATAGATCCCCTGGGAGAGTCTCTGCAAAGTGCAAGACTTTTGTTGCGCAGGTGGTTAACAGTCTAACACGCGTAtttatttcacacatttatacacacgcacacacatccacacatgctgatacatccaagaaaaaaagcagaagtggTAGAGGTAGGTAAACATGTTGTAACCCGAAGCGCTGCACGTGAGCCCAGAGGGGAACAGCTGTGGTTCCAGGGAGTCTCAAGGCAGCCCCTTCCCTTGGCGAGGAGCAAGCACAggagacacacgcacacacgcacacacagacaaaagtgGTTTACTCAGCCATAGGCAGAAGGGGggaagggtggggggggggggggggggggggggggggatccatAATGATGGTTTAAGGATGTATAAGGGGGATGGAGGGTGGAAATTGAACCTCAAATGATCAAGTAACAACCATCTTAAGTTGTCTTAAGAGCTCCCTGTGGGGAAATGGGATGGccagtatgcacacacacacacacacacacacacacacacacacacacacacacacacacatatatatatatatatatatatatatatatatatatatatatatatatatatatatatatatatatatatatatatatatatatatatatatatatatatatatatatatatatatatatataatttatttattttttacttcaaACTCTGATTGTTCTCATGCACTTATCAAGCAGATGTTATTTATATCCCTGCAGCAACACAGGATGACTCATGTATTGTGACAtgggcagacacacacacacacacacacacacacacacacacgggcagaCAGCAGGATGGTTGCTATGTATGTGTGATCAGGATCTACTGACGTACAATGGAGGCAGTCCTGGCTCAAGAGATGAGGAAGTGGTTTGTGCTCACTTTGCTGGTTGAGTAAACAGCAGAGGGGACAGTCAGAGTGAAAACTGTCCTGTGAAGTCATGTGCTGAAGACATATATGCTTAGATAGTGGATAactaaaaaagggaaaaatgtttttttttcttttgtcctttaAGCGTAGCTGTGCTTCGGCTACTGTGTTAAGTGTCTGTGGTTTGCTGTTGTAGAGGGATGTTTTTACAACTCAAACACTTAAGTGCGGTTTTGGATGCGTGATTCCACCGAAGCCTCTGTAATTACTATTTCTGGTTCTGTTTGTGCAAGTTATTGTATTGTACGTGTGTACATGCTCATGCATGAATACACCCATActtgtttttctgctttctgctttTCGCCATCTCTCACTTCTCAGTATCGCACGGTCTGGCAGTCAGTACAAAAACTCTCACTGGATAATAGTGTTACTGTTTGCCAGTTCTCATTCCTGTTGCTCCTGTCAGTAAGCAAGTTATTCAGTGCAGACACTTGTCCCGGAGCAATCCAAATACCTTTGACTGCCATCATTTTGATGGATTTTGGTGCACTGTGGCTGCCAGTGCCTTCCATGGGAGCCCGTGGCCCCTAGCGAAAGGAGGGATTAGGTAGCGAAGGAGTGCTGGTGGATGCTGACAGATAAATTGCTCCTCAGTCAGAAAGTGCTGGAGGGGACTCTGAGGTCCCCAGAGGATGGCTGACATTAGCCGACCTGCCATTTGAGACACAGCAATAATGACATTCACAATGGCAGGAAGACTGCTTCAGCCTGCGCAGGGCAAGGAGCAGAGTTGGGTTTCATCCCCATGTTTTTTTAAGAGAGACGACTCCTGGTGCTTTCGATAGGAGGTGTTGAAAGCAGGGTTGAAtatctcctctgtgtgtgtgtgtgtgaatgtgtgtgtgtgaatgtgtgtgcgtgagtgtgtgtgtgtgtgtgtgtgtgtgcgtgtttgcacACACGCAGCGTTTGCCGCTTTATCTCTTCACTGTTCCAGCGAGTGCACGGCACTCTCTCCTTTCAGCACTTGTGGAAGGGGAGGGAGGAAAGTTGCGCTGGAAGTAATAACAAATGgtatttacttttctttcatTGTTCTTTGATTATTTGTGTTGACGGGAATGTCTATTTGTGCTGTTCCCTATTATCTTGTGCAACTATTTGTATTATTCCCTCGGCCTTTCTCTGCTCACTGATACGAGTAATGCTGAGTTTCTTGCTGAAGAGGCTGGCCCGTTTGCTCAAGCAATAAGGCAGAGCTTGTGAGCAGCTGGCTTGACTGACAGTCTGCACTGATAAAGCACATCAGAACAGTGTCAGCGTGACGAAATGGGGAATCTGGCTCGACTCAGCCGCTCTATCGCTGACTAAATTTAGTCTCATTTTGACAGTTGGTGGCGTGACTCATGACTAACTTGCGGCAAGCCTGCACACACCTCTTTTTGtcactctttctctttttctctctgtttgtgtctAAGCTTGGCAGAATAGAGGGTGAAAGGTCACAAGGACACACGATAAATCCCACAGCATTTGACTCCTGCAGATTTTATACTCTTAACAGAAAAACGCTAAGCCTCATTAAATATTGACATACAGTATTGATATACTTGCACATACGCAGgccctttttctctctttcatcgCAGAGCCAGCCTCATGTAATTTAGTTAAATTGAAAACACTTCAGGCATGATACTGTTTACCAATGCTGCTGGCTTCCAGCACTGCAACATTTTGTCCTGCATATAAATACTGCCTTTGTTTATGTGAAGCAGACATCATGCTATTATTACATCCTTATCAAAATATCTCCAGGCAAGATTTAGATGTCATTAAAGAGAAAACTTCTCGGGAGTCTTTGCCGTAGTGTTTTTACCTCTATTTTGAGGTGAGAGAGCGGTAAGTAAGATACAGACCTGCTGCCTTGAAACTGCTAACGCTTATGCAACACCCTGCAATGTTCACCACAAATTGATAAGAGTATGGAAACCCGGAGGCTTATCACAGTGGCAGTTCTTGACTGTTAACTAGGTCAAGGTTTGGACACTAGTCATGTAAATATGGCATATCTAATCACCGCCTTGGGttattttggcttttgtaaacaATAATATAATGATATCAAGAGAACAGAGTACACTTTCTGTCATTGTTGTGAACAAAAGTAATCTCAAGTCCCCGTAGTTGTCTTCAATTTACAACCCTCATGGTCTGAAAATAGCCGCTGAATTATCAGGTGTAGTGGAGTCTGCCTTTCGTCTGGGGATGAGATATTCAACTACTGTAGCTCTCTCATGCAGATACGTGTTTTCCACAGACTCCCTGCCTCTCATCAAGAGCCCCCTAATCCCATTTGGTGCAATTATCTTATCTCAGCTTCTCAATGGCAGAGATAGCATTATCCTCCTAATCACACACAATCCAATTGGCTCGCAAACCTGAGAGAGTCTCCTCCTGAGCTTCTGGCTGCTAGTCTGTGCCAGGAAGATTAGAAAAAAGTGTGACCGTACGATAAACGTGTTTATGGCTTGGAATGTCTGTAGGGAAGCCCGGCTTGTGTAGGGATCCTGCACACAAAGGGAATCCTCTCTAATAAATATTGTTGGGAAGCGAAgcagagtgctgtgaaaataTCAGCATCGTTCCGGCATCTCGTTCTGTCTTATGTTCCTCTCCGCGTGCTCGCCGTGAATCAGCATacatcacagacagaataaacaCAACCAAAAACTGCAAATAATGGCTAGACCTAGCACTTTGTTTTGAGTTTCTATAGAGTGCACTAACTGCAGTGTGTTTCGTCTTGTGTTGTTTCAGTATCATCGAAACCAAAGGAACCAGGGGCCGCTGTGGTGGCGCCTGGCCGCGGCTCTCCTCAGCCTTCTGTTTGATAGGGGGTTCtttgctggaggaggtggcgcAGGACGGAGGTGAGGCGACCGTCCCGTTTATTCATCTCTGTGAGGAACTGGACTCCTAATGGCACTGTCTAATCTAACACGGGTCTGTTTGGGGGAGAAAACAATTGAAGCAACAAAGGTCACCGCGGGACGGAGACAACCAACTTTTATaccaggttgttttttttttgctttgttttgggggtttttttccttccaagaAGATGCCAAGTTGCTCTGAGATTCCACTAAAGGGCAATGTTCATATTTTGGCATACCTGTGGTGTAGTAGTTTTGTACAGTACATTGTTCTTGTTCACTTTAATGACCTCTCACAGACCCTGGGAATGCCTTATTCAGTGTCTTCTGCCAGAATGAGTATTGAGCAATTTAGACAGGCAAGATAAGATGGTtaggaaatgaaagaaaacacagtgaTGTTTCCCAGGTGACCAGTCAAGTTGATTTACTAACTTCCAAAGAGGCAACTTCTCAGAACAAAGCATTTTGCACCTCACCTCAGTGGAACATTTATCTTTTCCTGTCttactttcagtttttcttttcttactccCCCCTTTTCTCTGTCATGGTATTAAGTTTGagaacacccccaccccccccaccccaccccccagtaCCACTCATAAAGTTTTGGGAACAATGTTTCTGCGCGTGTAGAAGCAGGCCCTCTGTGAAATGTGATCTAAATATCTTTTCATATGCAAAGCGAGTCATGTGCTACATGTCAAATGTTTGGGACTTTTTGCTGAGTATCTGGGTGGAGTTTGTAGTTCTTAACGTCACTGTCTGGTCAAACGAGCCAGGTGGCTGTACACCtcaaaaagaaagtgaaaatttATACTAAGGCAGGTGCAGTCATATAGTTAtacaggtctctcttgcaaatgagacactgagtctcaatgggactacctgtataaataaaggttaaataaaaaatatatatattgctaGAAATCTCATCACTTAACATAAAGGTTAATTTGCCATGAACCAGTTAAGACTAGCTGCCATTTTAGCCTTCTTATCAAAAGTGATTAAACTAATTGATATCCTAATTGCTGAAGCAAGTTTGCTATCATTAAGTGCAGTGCTCATTTGGGTTAGTCAACAATTGATAaatggaagaggatggatggatggatggatggatggatggatggaaggatatTGGTGGCCAAATGACATCTGATATGTAGCACAATGAACAGATATATTTTCCAATCACAGGGTGCCAACTTTTGCATGAATGTAAACAACTATTGAAGGTCTTGCACCGTGCACTATATTAGAACATGAGTCAATCACATTGttacactgaataaaaaaaaatcattttttccctccattaGAGACATTATAAAACATAACCATCATTTTATTCGATCTTTAACTTGGCCTTGTTCCCAGTGTATTGCTCTGATGTTCCCTTTGTTTTTCGACGTGTTCTTTTCATTTGATTGTTTTCAGACCTCCATGCCCTTGAAGTGGAGCTGTGgatccactgtgtttgcactaGACTTACACCCTTCAAAAGTTCCGAATGTTGACAAGTTAACCTCTGTCTTGTATgaaggttgttttttgttttgttttttttttcagctgtgacCTGTTTTCTTGCCACCGCATTTCAGATGTATCCATTCACATGTCTTGAGACAAATAATCAGTGTTGAGACCTGACTGAACGCAGTCTGGAATCTGGATTGGATATCGCTTCTTGAAATTTCACTCACCAGTTTTTCAGACCACATTTAAGAGTTAGAGAGACATGTGCCTAAGTTGAAAGGTTTCCAAGTTTGATTTTCACCCCCGCCCCAATTACACCAAACAATATGCCGTACCCAATGTGTGAAAATAAATCTTCTTCTCTCAGGCCACCTTTATGGGGTATTATATTTTGTCATTGGTGCTGAGATCCAGATTTTGGACATTTGAGCACATGTAACCACCACTGACTCAGCAGACAAGCAGTctctgaaatgaaaaaaaaaaaaaaaagtgaaacagacTGTAATTATTGTTGAAATATGAATATGTTTAAAGACACTGTTGAAGAtgctgtttattgttttgttttgggtttttatttcattgctgAACCCAGGCCAACTTTTGGACCCAAGGAGCAGTACATATCAGGGGTCTGTAATTACTTGCTCCTTACAATGTGTCAAGTTTATCACTGCATGATTAGGTTCTTTCTCTCGTTTTCTCTCAAGATGTCTCAGGGACAGACTCTGTGGGCTACTGGTAACCTTGAGAATCTGTTACATGGTTAGAAGAAGAGCTGTTTTGTCATTGATTTATATGTGACAAAAACCCCTCATGGTATTGTCAACCCTCCTATTTCCATTTCATCTAGATCTTAGCCAAATTTTCAGCACACTCTTAAAAGGTACCATTTGACCGAGGAGTTTGAGGCTGACTTGCTGGCTGTGGTGGGGACGGAGCTACCGAGTATGTAGTCATAGGTGTGCGAGGTGCAATGAATGTGGTTGTGGTTATAGTTTCCTGCGGATCGTGAACGCTGAGCCAGTCTGTAGCTCCCTGTCTCACCATCAGCTCTTGACTTCCTCTTTGTGCTGCTCCTTCATTACATGGTTGTTGTTCACCAGTTCACTTtctttgtaatttattttttttcttccttttatttatttagttatattTGCCCATTTCTACTGTATACACCTGTGTGTGCAATTACttcattattttccttttttttccctgtttggtTCCCGGACTTGTATAGGCTTGAGTTGTTTGACTGTGGAGAGCAGGTTGGCAATTATTGTGCCTGGCATTTCTTCATGTGATACACAGCCccatcttcttttcttttttttttttcttttagtatcaCTTCTCTCTTGTGGGCTTCAGAAGAACAACTGTTTGAATTCATGTAGTTGCCATTAGTTTTAAGTGGTGGCGAGTGTGACTGCTAATGTTCGAAACAGAGCAAAACTTACTGCGACGCATCGTTGCCGACATGTATTTGCGAtaaactgcagctgctgctcctcacaaagaagaaaactaCAGGCCACAGATGAGTGTTTGAtactcaaaataaaaaatgagagagagagattgaggTGGTGGGTTGTGATTTTCCAGGGATCCAACCAGTTCAGACTTTCTTCATCATCTTCCACCATCCAAAAGTTATACCTTTCAGCACCATATGACCGCCCCCTCATAACAAGTAATCCTGCATCTCACCAGTCGCTAGTGATACACATGACATCAGACACAAAGTCACGGGGAGTTCGTTTACTCGGTTGTGttcaatttttttaatcttaatcaTTGTGTTGTAATCAGTATGCACTGGAAAGTACTTTGTTTCTGTAAATCCCTTAAGTCTCTTATCTGTTGTGTGTTAATGTATAGTATATACTCTGGTTTGTTCTCCTGAGCCATGTGTCAGACGCATTCTGTGCAGTGACCAGGTAGGCTCAGGTATGACGGCCTGTTTGATTTATTGGGAAGGGAACCAAGCTACCACGGCGCCCTGTATAATTTTATTAGAATGAGGTTCCCAAGCGGCATACGTGAGTGTAGAGAATCCCAAGAGAGACGTGTATTTTATGGAAACCGTCAGTGTCTTGAATTTTGTAGTCCACTTTATATaaatttgaagttttttttggttttctttgaggaaggttttgattttgaatttTATAAATAACATTTCTTCTTTGTGgtctttcttaattttttttttattgcattttcttAAGAAAAGGGGTCTGCTTTTATAAGGACAGTTCAtgcttttaaaatgactttttaataCCAGTATGATCCTTTTGAAGTCAGCGAGAtcaagagcatttttttttttttttttttttttttttggaaaatgagCTTGCAACATTCCTTGC is part of the Archocentrus centrarchus isolate MPI-CPG fArcCen1 chromosome 22, fArcCen1, whole genome shotgun sequence genome and encodes:
- the bmf1 gene encoding BCL2 modifying factor 1 isoform X1; amino-acid sequence: MDDEEDDVFKPKARCWHTTFRQIKCEHRGTQTPGPALVPNNGMLPCGVAEEPRPLFYGNAGFRLHFPARFELVGDHEARQQESEEQPNRMERLPWQRPVARGVEACIGQKLQLIGDQFHRERLQLYHRNQRNQGPLWWRLAAALLSLLFDRGFFAGGGGAGRR
- the bmf1 gene encoding BCL2 modifying factor 1 isoform X2, with amino-acid sequence MDDEEDDVFKPKARCWHTTFRQIKCEHRGTQTPGPALVPNNGMLPCGVAEEPRPLFYARFELVGDHEARQQESEEQPNRMERLPWQRPVARGVEACIGQKLQLIGDQFHRERLQLYHRNQRNQGPLWWRLAAALLSLLFDRGFFAGGGGAGRR